From a single Kitasatospora sp. NBC_00458 genomic region:
- the nuoH gene encoding NADH-quinone oxidoreductase subunit NuoH codes for MNLLDTVLRCVATLVVFLTFPLLIGQTEHKVMAHMQGRLGPMYAGGFHGWAQLVADGVKFAQKEDIVPAGADRRIFQMAPAVSLLPYLFVLLAIPVGPDGFVGQAVDAGLFFVLAVMGVGVIGKLMAGWASANKFSLLGGLRTAAQLMSYELPMVLAAASVAMAAGTLSLPGILEAWEWYWIPWQIIGAFVFFTAGLAELQRPPFDMPIADSEIIFGAYTEYTGLRFALFLLSEYVGILVVSALTAVLFLGGWHGPLPDQLGWLWTILKTFALAFVVIWLRVTYPRLREDQLMRFAWIVLIPLALVQLALTGIIKVAIS; via the coding sequence GTGAACCTGCTCGACACGGTGCTGCGCTGCGTCGCCACACTGGTCGTCTTCCTCACCTTCCCCCTGCTCATCGGCCAGACCGAGCACAAGGTGATGGCGCACATGCAGGGCCGTCTCGGCCCGATGTACGCCGGCGGCTTCCACGGCTGGGCACAGCTGGTCGCGGACGGGGTCAAGTTCGCGCAGAAGGAGGACATCGTCCCGGCCGGCGCGGACCGGCGGATCTTCCAGATGGCGCCCGCCGTCTCGCTGCTGCCGTACCTCTTCGTGCTGCTCGCGATCCCGGTCGGCCCGGACGGCTTCGTCGGCCAGGCGGTGGACGCCGGACTGTTCTTCGTCCTGGCCGTCATGGGCGTCGGCGTGATCGGCAAGCTGATGGCCGGCTGGGCCTCGGCCAACAAGTTCTCGCTGCTCGGCGGTCTGCGGACGGCCGCGCAGCTGATGTCGTACGAGCTGCCGATGGTGCTCGCCGCCGCCTCCGTCGCGATGGCGGCCGGGACGCTCTCGCTGCCCGGGATCCTGGAAGCCTGGGAGTGGTACTGGATCCCGTGGCAGATCATCGGCGCGTTCGTGTTCTTCACGGCGGGCCTGGCCGAACTGCAGCGCCCGCCGTTCGACATGCCGATCGCCGACTCGGAGATCATCTTCGGCGCGTACACCGAGTACACCGGTCTGCGCTTCGCGCTGTTCCTGCTCTCCGAGTACGTGGGCATCCTGGTCGTCTCCGCGCTCACCGCGGTGCTGTTCCTGGGCGGCTGGCACGGCCCGCTGCCGGACCAGCTCGGCTGGCTGTGGACCATCCTGAAGACCTTCGCGCTGGCCTTCGTGGTGATCTGGCTGCGGGTCACCTACCCCCGGCTCCGCGAGGACCAGCTGATGCGCTTCGCGTGGATCGTGCTGATCCCGCTCGCCCTCGTCCAGCTCGCCCTCACCGGCATCATCAAGGTGGCGATCTCATGA
- a CDS encoding S1C family serine protease — protein MLAPGAVAVLTALALAGCSSGSSSSSSSSSVSTAAAGAPSAGPSSPGQPGGPNQLQDAYQRVIKDVLPSVVQITTPTGLGSGIVYDDKGDIVTNAHVVGSATAFTVTLANSSKPLDATLVAGYPDSDLAVIRLSNPPGGLKPAAFGDSTQVELGQITLAMGSPLGLSSSVTQGIVSATGRTVSEPTTGGSPGATLGNMVQTSAAINPGNSGGALVNLDGRVIGINTLAATEPEASGAAAPGIGFAIPASTVTSIADQLIKDGKVTNSGRAALGITARTYFDQDFRPAGAAVVAVAAGGPAASAGIQPGDVITRIGDTQVTSLNSLTTALASLAPGGKATVGYTRDGRSMTAEVTLGTLETP, from the coding sequence CTGCTCGCGCCGGGCGCCGTCGCCGTCCTGACCGCCCTGGCGCTCGCCGGGTGCAGCAGCGGTTCGTCCTCCTCGTCCTCCTCGTCCTCCGTCTCGACCGCCGCCGCCGGCGCCCCCTCGGCCGGCCCGTCCTCCCCGGGCCAGCCCGGCGGCCCCAACCAGCTCCAGGACGCCTACCAGCGGGTGATCAAGGACGTGCTGCCCTCGGTGGTGCAGATCACCACCCCCACCGGCCTCGGCTCCGGGATCGTCTACGACGACAAGGGCGACATCGTCACCAACGCCCACGTGGTCGGCTCGGCCACCGCCTTCACCGTCACGCTGGCCAACAGCAGCAAGCCGCTGGACGCCACCCTGGTCGCCGGCTACCCGGACTCCGACCTCGCGGTGATCAGGCTGAGCAACCCGCCGGGCGGCCTCAAGCCGGCCGCCTTCGGGGACTCCACCCAGGTCGAGCTGGGCCAGATCACCCTCGCCATGGGCAGCCCGCTCGGCCTCTCCAGCAGCGTCACCCAGGGCATCGTCTCGGCCACCGGCCGGACCGTCTCCGAACCCACCACCGGCGGCTCGCCCGGCGCCACCCTCGGCAACATGGTGCAGACCTCGGCCGCGATCAACCCCGGCAACAGCGGCGGGGCCCTGGTCAACCTCGACGGCCGGGTGATCGGCATCAACACCCTCGCCGCCACCGAACCGGAGGCCAGCGGGGCGGCCGCGCCCGGCATCGGCTTCGCCATCCCGGCGTCCACCGTGACCAGCATCGCCGACCAGCTGATCAAGGACGGCAAGGTCACCAACTCCGGCCGGGCCGCGCTCGGCATCACCGCCCGGACCTACTTCGACCAGGACTTCCGGCCCGCGGGCGCCGCCGTGGTGGCCGTCGCGGCGGGCGGCCCGGCCGCCTCGGCGGGGATCCAGCCCGGGGACGTCATCACGAGGATCGGCGACACCCAGGTCACCTCGCTGAACTCGCTCACCACCGCGCTGGCCTCGCTCGCCCCGGGCGGCAAGGCCACCGTCGGCTACACCCGCGACGGCCGGAGCATGACCGCCGAGGTCACCCTCGGCACCCTGGAGACCCCGTAG
- a CDS encoding TetR family transcriptional regulator, translating into MTGQVRTVDGRVAGRRGQETRQKLLDCLREMLSTSPYRDVKVIDVARMAGTSPATFYQYFPDVEGAVLEIAEEMAKDADSLKELVAGKSWAGKSGTATSEELVDGFLAFWRKNDAILRVVTLGAAEGDKRFFKIRMTVLNAVAKPLTEAVKELQAKGQADKSLDPAAVAGSLVSLLASAAEHQKAFTSWGVKVKDLKPNLAPLVYLGVTGKKAPK; encoded by the coding sequence ATGACAGGACAAGTTCGCACCGTCGACGGTCGCGTCGCCGGGCGACGCGGACAGGAGACGCGGCAGAAGCTGCTCGACTGCCTCCGCGAGATGCTCAGCACGTCGCCCTATCGGGACGTCAAGGTCATCGACGTCGCCCGTATGGCGGGTACCTCCCCCGCGACCTTCTACCAGTACTTCCCGGATGTCGAGGGCGCTGTCCTCGAAATCGCCGAGGAAATGGCCAAGGACGCCGACAGCCTCAAAGAGCTGGTGGCCGGAAAGTCCTGGGCAGGGAAGTCCGGCACGGCCACTTCGGAAGAACTGGTCGACGGATTCCTCGCCTTCTGGCGCAAGAACGACGCCATTCTCCGAGTGGTCACGCTCGGTGCCGCCGAAGGGGACAAGCGGTTCTTCAAGATCCGCATGACCGTCCTCAACGCCGTCGCCAAGCCGCTCACGGAAGCCGTCAAGGAACTCCAGGCGAAGGGCCAGGCCGACAAGTCACTGGATCCGGCCGCAGTCGCCGGGTCACTGGTCTCACTGCTCGCCTCCGCGGCCGAGCACCAGAAGGCCTTCACCTCCTGGGGTGTCAAGGTCAAGGACCTCAAACCCAACCTCGCTCCCCTGGTGTACCTGGGCGTCACCGGCAAGAAGGCGCCCAAGTAG
- a CDS encoding beta-ketoacyl-ACP synthase III, with protein MTGSRIVALGHYQPPKVLTNDDLAKLVATDDEWIRSRVGIRTRHIAEGETLVDLATEAAQKALANSGRSAADVDLVVVATCTAVERSPNTAAAVAARLGVRAPAAYDINTVCSGFSYALATADHAIRAGAARLALVIGAERMSDTIDWTDRSTCVIFGDGAGAALVEAQEEGAEPGIGPVVWGSEPERGDAVVITGWDPVISQQGQSVFRWATTQIAPLAREACAKAGVEPSELKGFVPHQANLRIIDAIASRLGLADAVVARDVVDSGNTSAASIPLAFSKLVERGELSPGDPVLLFGFGGGLAYAGQVVRCP; from the coding sequence ATGACCGGTTCGCGCATCGTGGCACTCGGCCACTACCAGCCCCCCAAGGTCCTCACCAACGACGACCTGGCGAAGCTGGTCGCCACCGACGACGAGTGGATCCGCAGCCGGGTGGGCATCCGGACGCGCCACATCGCCGAGGGCGAGACCCTGGTCGACCTGGCCACCGAGGCGGCGCAGAAGGCGCTGGCCAACAGTGGGCGGTCGGCCGCCGACGTCGACCTGGTCGTGGTCGCCACCTGTACCGCGGTGGAGCGCAGCCCCAACACGGCCGCGGCCGTCGCCGCCCGCCTGGGCGTGCGCGCACCCGCCGCCTACGACATCAACACGGTCTGTTCGGGCTTCTCGTACGCGCTGGCCACGGCCGACCACGCGATCCGGGCCGGTGCGGCACGGCTGGCGCTGGTGATCGGCGCGGAGCGGATGTCGGACACCATCGACTGGACCGACCGGTCCACCTGCGTGATCTTCGGCGACGGCGCCGGCGCGGCGCTGGTCGAGGCCCAGGAGGAGGGCGCCGAGCCGGGGATCGGCCCGGTGGTCTGGGGTTCGGAGCCGGAGCGGGGCGACGCCGTGGTGATCACCGGCTGGGACCCGGTGATCAGCCAGCAGGGCCAGTCGGTGTTCCGCTGGGCCACCACGCAGATCGCCCCGCTGGCCCGCGAGGCCTGTGCGAAGGCCGGTGTCGAGCCGTCCGAGCTGAAGGGCTTCGTGCCGCACCAGGCCAACCTGCGGATCATCGACGCCATCGCGTCCCGGCTGGGCCTCGCCGACGCGGTGGTCGCCCGGGACGTGGTGGACTCGGGCAACACCTCGGCCGCGTCCATCCCGCTGGCCTTCTCCAAGCTGGTCGAGCGCGGCGAGCTGTCGCCGGGCGACCCGGTCCTGCTGTTCGGCTTCGGCGGCGGCCTGGCGTACGCCGGTCAGGTCGTCCGCTGCCCCTGA
- a CDS encoding serine/threonine-protein kinase has translation MDQLTAHDPRRIGPFEVLGRLGAGGMGLVYLARSASGRRVAIKTVRGELAEDELFRVRFAREIAAAKTVGGFYTAAVVDADADARVPWLATAYVPAPSLEDLVTDCGPLPAGAVRWLVAGIAEALQSIHAAGLVHRDLKPSNVLVVEDGPRVIDFGIAAGVSSTRLTMTNVAVGTPAYMSPEQARDSRGVTGASDVFSLGSLLVFCATGHPPYRGANPVETVFQLLREQPDLSGLPAELVDLVRACMRPAPEHRPTPEQIQAELAPHLFSRDDASGEAGDWLPPNALALIEHKRRGRQAVPAVAPAAPVQPPAAPPVPPHQHVPPPRPGHDDPRTRHGGRHAPPPAGPVHTAPLGPDPEPATEKLAAPRRHRAPVAEESAVEVRLPGASVRIGPGPRAEQTGSGAAPAETDWVRRITPPPARAARWRPWRFRMSNDVWGTPVVADGTLFVSSFEVHALDIASGQRRYKTRDVAWALAVDAGRVHAADGPHLFTVDVGDGAERWRHSLDGWVYSLDAADGVLCCGIRGGGVQLRSAADGTELWRADDAQQDFENPQSGPALVAGAAFYYGGGRLRCVDPRGGGLRWSVPVGEDVPSRPAERAGVLYVTAGTRVYALDVATGAERWRFEASAVLFTPPSLDADAVYVADYLGTVYALDAATGRDRWRAATGSRQGAEPVVVGDGMALVGNGEVLYAFEAATGRERWRYTARGEIVGSPAVADGLVHLGSRDHSLHTVDLASGQLRWELGTKGELTGSPVAVGGKVFVGSKDRCVYALDAFYGTAVPSH, from the coding sequence GTGGACCAGCTGACGGCGCACGATCCGAGGCGGATCGGGCCCTTCGAGGTGCTGGGGCGGCTCGGCGCGGGCGGAATGGGCCTGGTCTACCTGGCGCGCTCCGCGTCCGGCCGAAGGGTGGCGATCAAGACCGTCCGGGGGGAACTGGCCGAGGACGAGCTGTTCCGGGTCCGCTTCGCCCGGGAGATCGCGGCCGCCAAGACGGTCGGCGGCTTCTACACCGCGGCCGTGGTCGACGCGGACGCGGACGCCCGGGTGCCCTGGCTGGCCACCGCGTACGTGCCCGCGCCCTCCCTGGAGGACCTGGTCACCGACTGCGGGCCGCTGCCGGCCGGGGCGGTGCGCTGGCTGGTCGCGGGCATCGCCGAGGCGCTGCAGTCGATCCACGCGGCAGGGCTGGTCCACCGTGACCTGAAGCCCTCGAACGTGCTGGTCGTCGAGGACGGCCCCCGGGTGATCGACTTCGGCATCGCCGCCGGGGTCTCCAGCACCCGGCTCACCATGACCAACGTGGCGGTCGGCACCCCGGCCTACATGTCGCCCGAGCAGGCCAGGGACAGCCGGGGCGTCACCGGCGCCAGCGACGTCTTCTCGCTCGGCTCGCTGCTGGTGTTCTGCGCCACCGGGCACCCGCCGTACCGGGGTGCCAACCCGGTCGAGACGGTGTTCCAGCTGCTGCGCGAGCAGCCCGACCTGTCCGGCCTGCCGGCCGAGCTGGTCGACCTGGTCCGGGCCTGCATGCGGCCCGCCCCCGAGCACCGGCCGACCCCGGAGCAGATCCAGGCCGAACTGGCCCCGCACCTGTTCTCCCGGGACGACGCCTCGGGCGAGGCCGGGGACTGGCTGCCGCCCAACGCGCTGGCCCTGATCGAGCACAAGCGGCGCGGGCGCCAGGCCGTGCCGGCCGTCGCGCCGGCCGCCCCCGTGCAGCCGCCCGCGGCCCCGCCGGTGCCACCGCACCAGCACGTCCCGCCGCCGCGGCCCGGCCACGACGACCCGCGCACCAGGCACGGCGGGCGGCACGCCCCGCCGCCGGCCGGACCGGTGCACACCGCGCCGCTCGGCCCCGACCCGGAGCCGGCCACCGAGAAGCTGGCGGCGCCCCGGCGCCACCGCGCGCCGGTCGCCGAGGAGAGCGCCGTCGAGGTGCGGCTGCCCGGCGCCTCGGTCCGGATAGGGCCCGGGCCGCGCGCCGAGCAGACCGGCTCGGGCGCGGCACCGGCCGAGACCGACTGGGTCCGCCGGATCACCCCGCCCCCGGCCCGGGCGGCCCGCTGGCGCCCCTGGCGGTTCCGGATGTCCAACGACGTCTGGGGCACCCCGGTGGTCGCCGACGGCACCCTGTTCGTCTCCAGCTTCGAGGTGCACGCCCTGGACATCGCCTCCGGGCAGCGCCGCTACAAGACCCGCGACGTCGCCTGGGCGCTCGCCGTGGACGCCGGCCGGGTGCACGCCGCCGACGGCCCCCACCTGTTCACGGTGGACGTCGGGGACGGCGCCGAGCGCTGGCGCCACTCGCTGGACGGCTGGGTGTACTCGCTGGACGCCGCCGACGGCGTGCTCTGCTGCGGCATCCGGGGCGGCGGCGTGCAGCTGCGCTCGGCGGCCGACGGCACCGAGCTGTGGCGCGCCGACGACGCCCAGCAGGACTTCGAGAACCCGCAGTCCGGGCCGGCCCTGGTGGCGGGCGCGGCCTTCTACTACGGCGGCGGCCGGCTGCGCTGCGTCGACCCGCGCGGCGGGGGCCTGCGCTGGTCGGTCCCGGTCGGCGAGGACGTGCCGTCCCGCCCGGCCGAGCGCGCCGGGGTGCTGTACGTGACGGCCGGCACCCGGGTGTACGCGCTGGACGTGGCGACCGGCGCCGAGCGGTGGCGGTTCGAGGCCTCGGCGGTGCTGTTCACGCCGCCCTCGCTGGACGCCGACGCGGTCTACGTCGCGGACTACCTGGGCACGGTGTACGCGCTGGACGCGGCGACCGGCCGGGACCGCTGGCGGGCGGCCACCGGCAGCCGGCAGGGGGCCGAGCCGGTGGTGGTCGGGGACGGCATGGCGCTGGTCGGCAACGGCGAGGTGCTGTACGCCTTCGAGGCGGCCACCGGGCGGGAGCGCTGGCGCTACACGGCCCGGGGCGAGATCGTCGGCTCCCCGGCGGTCGCCGACGGGCTGGTCCACCTCGGCAGCCGGGACCACTCGCTGCACACCGTCGACCTGGCCAGCGGGCAGCTGCGCTGGGAGCTGGGGACCAAGGGCGAGCTGACCGGCTCCCCGGTGGCGGTCGGCGGGAAGGTGTTCGTCGGCTCCAAGGACCGCTGCGTCTACGCGCTGGACGCCTTCTACGGGACGGCGGTGCCCTCGCACTGA
- a CDS encoding NADH-quinone oxidoreductase subunit A — MEGQQVAVAAADPAAGSGYFDAYAAMGLLAVVGVLFVVVAFTANRLLRPVVYSPEKLLAYECGVDPVGEDWAHTQVRYYVYAFLYVIFAVDAIYLFPWATVFASAGYGAGTLIEMFVFIGFLAVGLLYAWKKGVLEWT; from the coding sequence ATGGAGGGGCAGCAGGTGGCCGTCGCCGCGGCCGACCCGGCGGCCGGCAGCGGCTACTTCGACGCGTACGCCGCGATGGGCCTGCTCGCGGTCGTGGGCGTGCTCTTCGTCGTGGTGGCCTTCACCGCGAACCGCCTGCTGCGGCCGGTGGTGTACTCGCCCGAGAAACTCCTCGCCTACGAGTGCGGCGTGGACCCGGTGGGGGAGGACTGGGCGCACACCCAGGTCCGCTACTACGTCTACGCCTTCCTGTACGTGATCTTCGCGGTCGACGCGATCTACCTGTTCCCGTGGGCGACCGTCTTCGCCTCCGCCGGCTACGGCGCCGGGACGCTGATCGAGATGTTCGTCTTCATCGGCTTCCTCGCGGTCGGACTGCTCTACGCCTGGAAGAAGGGCGTTCTGGAATGGACGTGA
- a CDS encoding NADH-quinone oxidoreductase subunit B — MDVTHTHQHGHGTSGGPVPLGVPDPSRPGAAVERRGIGPLARLAPDPVKVVLNWGRRYSLWCFNFGLACCAIEFIAASMAKHDFIRMGVIPFAPGPRQADLMIVSGTVTDKMAPAVKRLYEQMPEPKYVISFGACSNSGGPYWDSYSVTKGVDQIIPVDVYVPGCPPRPEALLQGILKLQEKIAEESLPGRYTAPAAALRRPLVAGPGTAEGGAS; from the coding sequence ATGGACGTGACGCACACCCACCAGCACGGGCACGGCACCTCCGGCGGCCCGGTCCCGCTGGGCGTGCCCGACCCGTCGCGCCCCGGCGCCGCCGTCGAACGGCGCGGCATCGGCCCGCTGGCCCGGCTCGCGCCGGACCCGGTCAAGGTCGTCCTGAACTGGGGGCGCCGCTACAGCCTCTGGTGCTTCAACTTCGGCCTCGCCTGCTGTGCGATCGAGTTCATCGCCGCCTCGATGGCCAAGCACGACTTCATCAGGATGGGTGTCATCCCCTTCGCGCCCGGTCCCCGGCAGGCCGACCTGATGATCGTCTCGGGGACGGTGACCGACAAGATGGCACCCGCCGTCAAGCGCCTCTACGAGCAGATGCCCGAGCCGAAGTACGTCATCTCCTTCGGCGCCTGCTCCAACTCCGGCGGCCCCTACTGGGACTCCTACTCCGTCACCAAGGGCGTCGACCAGATCATCCCGGTCGACGTCTACGTGCCCGGCTGCCCGCCCCGCCCGGAGGCGCTGCTCCAGGGCATCCTCAAGCTGCAGGAGAAGATCGCCGAGGAGTCGCTCCCCGGCCGCTACACCGCACCCGCCGCCGCGCTCCGCCGCCCGCTGGTGGCCGGTCCCGGTACCGCCGAGGGAGGGGCCTCATGA
- a CDS encoding sensor histidine kinase, with amino-acid sequence MKPLHRRAADATSEQDAPAERAPLYGARMWRQVGQLMLNLPLGIAGFVLTVVTLSVGLGLSVTVIGLPLLAAGLAGCRAMGGFARRRARSVYGSGVHEPEPVQQRRPGITGFAISRLTDALAWRSALYHVLMLPWGILSFTLTLVCVLVGWPVLPWVVRYEAAVDRMLVETLLYPGALSERVRELEDDRGTVVDTAAADLRRIERDLHDGAQARLVALAMDLGMAKERLEETESPEDVAAAARMVGNAHGEVKIALQELRDLARGIHPAVLTDRGLDAALSSVAARCTVPGGVKVHVDLKDREGTAERPDSAVEGIAYFTVSELLTNISKHSGARSATVDVWRAGDQLMVLVQDDGKGGAAPYPGSGLAGLAERIRAVDGVFLVESPHGGPTTVTIELPWRTRAARR; translated from the coding sequence ATGAAGCCATTGCACCGCCGGGCCGCGGATGCCACGAGTGAGCAGGACGCGCCTGCGGAGCGCGCCCCGCTGTACGGCGCGCGGATGTGGCGGCAGGTCGGGCAGCTGATGCTGAACCTGCCGCTCGGCATCGCGGGGTTCGTCCTGACCGTCGTGACGCTCTCCGTCGGCCTGGGGCTGTCGGTCACCGTGATCGGCCTGCCGCTGCTCGCGGCCGGTCTGGCCGGCTGCCGGGCCATGGGCGGGTTCGCCCGCCGCCGGGCCCGCTCGGTGTACGGGTCCGGGGTGCACGAGCCGGAGCCGGTCCAGCAGCGCCGCCCGGGCATCACCGGCTTCGCGATCAGCCGGCTGACCGACGCGCTGGCCTGGCGCTCGGCCCTCTACCACGTGCTGATGCTGCCCTGGGGCATCCTCAGCTTCACCCTGACCCTGGTCTGCGTCCTGGTCGGCTGGCCGGTGCTGCCGTGGGTGGTCCGCTACGAGGCGGCGGTGGACCGGATGCTGGTGGAGACCCTGCTCTACCCGGGGGCGCTCTCCGAGCGGGTGCGCGAGCTGGAGGACGACCGCGGCACCGTGGTCGACACCGCCGCCGCCGACCTGCGCCGGATCGAGCGCGACCTGCACGACGGCGCCCAGGCCCGGCTGGTGGCGCTGGCGATGGACCTCGGCATGGCGAAGGAGCGGCTGGAGGAGACCGAGTCGCCGGAGGACGTGGCCGCCGCCGCCCGGATGGTCGGCAACGCGCACGGCGAGGTGAAGATCGCCCTGCAGGAGCTGCGCGACCTGGCCCGCGGCATCCACCCGGCGGTGCTGACCGACCGCGGCCTGGACGCGGCGCTCTCCTCGGTGGCGGCCCGCTGCACGGTGCCCGGCGGGGTCAAGGTGCACGTCGACCTGAAGGACCGGGAGGGCACGGCCGAGCGGCCGGACTCGGCGGTCGAGGGCATCGCCTACTTCACGGTCAGCGAACTGCTGACCAACATCTCCAAGCACTCCGGCGCCCGCTCCGCGACGGTGGACGTCTGGCGGGCCGGCGACCAGCTGATGGTGCTGGTCCAGGACGACGGCAAGGGCGGCGCCGCCCCGTACCCGGGCAGCGGCCTGGCCGGCCTGGCCGAGCGGATCCGGGCCGTGGACGGCGTCTTCCTGGTCGAGAGCCCGCACGGCGGGCCGACCACGGTGACGATCGAGCTCCCCTGGCGGACCCGCGCCGCCCGCCGCTGA
- the galE gene encoding UDP-glucose 4-epimerase GalE: MTWLITGGAGYIGGHVVQQLLDAGERVAVLDDLSTGDRTRLPQEVALVEGSTLDRAALDAAIREHGVTGVLHFAAKKQVGESVEQPFLYYRENMIGLQTVLEAAAEGGVKRFLFSSSAAVYGMPDVDLVTESTPCAPMSPYGETKLAGEWLVAAAGKAHGMSTVALRYFNVAGAASPELSDAGVFNLIPMVFERLTAGQAPRVFGDDYPTADGTCVRDFIHVSDIASAHVAAAKRLAADPAGETSLVLNIGRGEGVSVREMLDVVGKVTGYDTTPEITPRRAGDPARVVASADLIRRELGWTARHGVEEMVASAWEGWCSRHPEARK; encoded by the coding sequence ATGACTTGGTTGATCACCGGCGGTGCCGGATACATCGGCGGACACGTCGTGCAGCAGCTCCTCGACGCGGGCGAGCGCGTGGCCGTCCTGGACGACCTCAGCACCGGTGACCGGACCCGGCTGCCGCAGGAGGTGGCCCTGGTCGAGGGGTCGACGCTGGACCGGGCGGCACTGGACGCGGCCATCCGCGAGCACGGCGTGACGGGCGTCCTGCACTTCGCCGCCAAGAAGCAGGTCGGCGAGTCCGTCGAGCAGCCGTTCCTCTACTACCGCGAGAACATGATCGGCCTGCAGACGGTGCTGGAGGCCGCGGCCGAGGGCGGCGTCAAGCGCTTCCTCTTCTCCTCCTCCGCCGCCGTCTACGGCATGCCCGACGTCGACCTCGTCACCGAGTCCACCCCGTGCGCGCCGATGAGCCCGTACGGCGAGACCAAGCTGGCCGGCGAGTGGCTGGTCGCCGCCGCCGGCAAGGCCCACGGCATGTCCACCGTGGCGCTGCGCTACTTCAACGTGGCCGGCGCCGCCTCGCCGGAGCTCTCCGACGCGGGCGTCTTCAACCTGATCCCGATGGTCTTCGAGCGGCTCACCGCCGGCCAGGCCCCGCGGGTCTTCGGCGACGACTACCCGACGGCCGACGGCACCTGCGTGCGCGACTTCATCCACGTCTCGGACATCGCCTCCGCCCACGTGGCCGCCGCCAAGCGGCTGGCCGCCGACCCGGCCGGGGAGACCTCGCTGGTCCTCAACATCGGCCGCGGCGAGGGCGTCAGCGTCCGCGAGATGCTGGACGTCGTCGGCAAGGTCACCGGCTACGACACCACCCCGGAGATCACCCCGCGCCGCGCCGGCGACCCGGCCCGGGTGGTGGCCTCGGCCGACCTGATCCGCCGCGAGCTCGGCTGGACCGCCAGGCACGGCGTCGAGGAGATGGTGGCCTCCGCCTGGGAGGGCTGGTGCAGCCGCCACCCGGAGGCCCGGAAGTAA
- a CDS encoding NADH-quinone oxidoreductase subunit C, giving the protein MTTAEQYAASVGEWATGAEAYGLTTVDVPAEHWIEALTAARDTLGLGFFDWLSAVDELAEGFSVVAHLAGVDAPGVRHLALRTRVPRDGAALPTAVSVYAGAAWHERETHEMFGIDFPGHPYPATLLLPDGFEGHPLRKEFVLAARVAKAWPGAKEPGESEGDGPARRKMQPAGVPDPNEWGPLKGTLPPVAERPARAARAAGAARTPRAAGAAGAAARGAAAGAGAASGTEGGAEGAAAVRADRPRRTRTVGDGSVSQAAEPSGAAEGAGAPASGAAEAATPPVRADRPRRVRSVSDGSVSQAADAGAAAPGDAAAPGDAAVPPGAAPAASGEEGPGRPAPARTRSADAPWHSPVPAHDEPVKAAAEETAEPTAAPAPTAAPAAPAPTAAPAAPAPTAAPAAPEPTAAPEPGGKGDDGDDADKGADRGKGDQGETPADPAGQDGDSA; this is encoded by the coding sequence ATGACCACGGCCGAGCAGTACGCGGCGTCGGTCGGGGAGTGGGCGACCGGCGCCGAGGCGTACGGGCTGACCACCGTCGACGTCCCGGCCGAGCACTGGATCGAGGCGCTCACCGCCGCCCGGGACACGCTGGGCCTCGGCTTCTTCGACTGGCTGAGCGCCGTCGACGAGCTGGCCGAGGGCTTCTCGGTGGTCGCCCACCTGGCCGGCGTCGACGCCCCCGGCGTCCGCCACCTGGCGCTGCGCACCCGCGTGCCGCGCGACGGGGCCGCGCTGCCGACCGCCGTGTCCGTCTACGCCGGTGCCGCCTGGCACGAGCGCGAGACGCACGAGATGTTCGGCATCGACTTCCCCGGGCACCCCTACCCCGCCACCCTGCTGCTTCCGGACGGCTTCGAGGGCCACCCGCTGCGCAAGGAGTTCGTGCTCGCGGCCCGGGTCGCCAAGGCCTGGCCCGGTGCCAAGGAACCGGGCGAGTCCGAGGGCGACGGTCCGGCGCGGCGCAAGATGCAGCCGGCCGGTGTGCCGGACCCGAACGAGTGGGGGCCGCTCAAGGGCACCCTGCCGCCGGTCGCCGAGCGGCCCGCGCGTGCCGCGCGCGCCGCGGGGGCGGCCCGGACCCCGCGTGCGGCGGGGGCGGCGGGAGCCGCGGCCCGGGGTGCGGCGGCCGGTGCCGGTGCCGCGAGCGGTACCGAGGGCGGTGCCGAGGGCGCGGCCGCGGTGCGGGCCGACCGGCCGCGGCGGACCAGGACGGTCGGCGACGGCTCGGTCAGCCAGGCGGCGGAGCCGTCCGGGGCGGCCGAGGGTGCCGGAGCTCCCGCGTCCGGGGCGGCCGAGGCGGCCACGCCGCCGGTCCGGGCGGACCGGCCGCGCCGGGTCCGGTCGGTCTCGGACGGCTCGGTGAGCCAGGCGGCCGACGCGGGGGCCGCCGCCCCCGGGGACGCGGCCGCTCCCGGCGATGCCGCCGTTCCTCCGGGTGCCGCTCCGGCGGCCTCGGGCGAGGAGGGGCCCGGACGTCCGGCGCCCGCGCGGACCCGGTCCGCCGACGCGCCCTGGCACAGCCCGGTACCGGCTCACGACGAGCCGGTGAAGGCGGCCGCCGAGGAGACGGCCGAGCCGACCGCGGCACCCGCGCCGACTGCGGCACCTGCGGCACCCGCGCCGACTGCGGCACCTGCGGCACCCGCGCCGACTGCGGCACCTGCGGCACCCGAGCCGACTGCGGCACCCGAGCCGGGCGGGAAGGGCGACGACGGCGACGACGCCGACAAGGGCGCCGACCGCGGCAAGGGCGACCAGGGTGAGACGCCGGCCGACCCGGCCGGCCAGGACGGAGACAGCGCGTGA